CATTCAAATGGTATAAGTATTATTCTGATGAGATCTATAAATTATGCGTAAAGCTTATGATCAAGGAAAATATAAACTACAATTTTACGAGTGCTCCCCATATGGCTTTGTATGCTGTAAAATTAAAAAAATTTAATCCTAATTTAAAAATATACCTGCGCGAACATAATATTGAATTTTCTTTGGTAGAGCAATTTGTTAATTTAACAAAAAATCCAGTATATAAATTAATAGGTATATGGCAATTAAAGAAGTCAAGATTTTTAGAACAGAAATATTGGGAGTTGTTTGATAAAATTTTTTTTATTTCTGACCATGATTACGAAACAGCAAAAAGATTAAGACCAGACTTAGTAAGTAAATTTTATGTGCTATATGATGGATTTGAGATTAATAAGACTTGTGAAGGTAATGAGTATAGTAAAGCATTTATTATACCTACTAATATTACAACTATACAAAATCAAATAAGTGTAAAATGGTTTATAGAAAAAATTTGGATACCATCTTTTGATTATATTAAACAAAATAATCTTGTTCTTTCAATAACTAGCGGTTCAGAACGTAAATGGAAGAAAATTTTAGGTATTCATAATTTAGAACAATTTAATATAAGATTTTTGGGATTTATAGAAAATATTGATGAAGAATTATGTAAGCATAAATATGTAATATCTCCTACCATTATGGGAAGCGGATTAAGGTTGAAAATACTTCACGGTATGGCTTTAGGGAAAGTTGTTTTTGCTACAGGATATGATGTTAAAACTGTAAAAGTATTTAAAGATATGGATAATATCGTAGAATTTAATAATTCAATTGAATTTATAAAAAAAATAAAAATAATTGAAGAAAATCCCACTTTATTTAATACTTTGAGCAAAAATGCTGTTAAAACAATTCAAAAGTATTTTAATTGGAATTATTACGCAAAAATTATATTTAAAATTTCGTTGGAAGAAAACTATGAAAGTGCTCCATCTTGGCAAACTTTGTCCACCTAATGAAGGGGGTATAGAGGTTTTTTCTTTTGACCTACTTGAAGCTTTAAATAAAAAAGGCATAAAAGTGGATTTACTTTGTTTTGGTGAGGACACAAGAGAGGATAACTATAATAACTTTAAATATTTTGCTTGCAAGATGAATCTTAAGTTGAATTCTGCCCCTTTATCTTATGATTATATCAAAACTTATAGAAAAATAATTGAGCACTACGATATTATTCATGTGCATAGCCCGAATCCATTGGCTGAAATATTGACATTAATAACGGATAAAAAAATTATAATTCATTGGCACTCAGATATAGTAAGACAGAAAATTTCTTATTTTTTTTATAAACCTATTCAGCAAAAGGTTTTAAAAAAGGCAGATAAAATAATAGCAACTTCTCTTCAATATCTCGAAACATCCAAACAAATAAAAAGCTACAAAAATAAAGCAATAGTGATTCCTTTAGGGCTAAACCCAAAAAGGCTTAAGATTAACGAACAGGACTTAAGGGAATTTGATGGAATAAAAGAAAAGATAAACAATAAGAAGGTCGTTTTAGCTGTTGGGAGGCTTATAGAATACAAAGGTTTTGAATACCTCGTCGAGGCGAGCCAATTTTTAAAAGATGATACAGTTGTTCTTATAGCTGGTGGAGGTCCTTTGTATGGAACTTTAAAAGACAAAATTGAAAAATTAAACCTGAAGGATAAGGTCTTATTGCTTGGCAGAGTCAATAATGTATCGGTGTATATGAAAAATTGTGATCTATTTTGTCTACCCTCTATTAGTAGAAATGAAGCTTTCGGTTTGGTTTTAGTAGAAGCTTTATATTTTGGGAAACCTCTCGTTACAACAAATGTAGAAGGATCTGGAATGAATTATATAAATAAACATAACGAAACTGGATTGATTGTTCCTCCTAAAAATCCAAAAGCATTGGCAGAGGCTATAAATACAATTTTATCTGATGAAAAACTTTACGAAAAATTTTCAAAAAACGCTTTTGAAAGATTTAAAGAATTTGAAATTGATTCGGTAGCTGATAGAATAATAGAAGTTTATGAAATAGTTTTGAAAAAATAAAAACTTTAAATGGACTCATGAACTCTCAAATTAAAGCGGTGATTCTTGCAGGTGGCTCAGGAACAAGGCTTTATCCGGTTACTCAGGTGGTAAATAAGCATCTTCTTCCTATCTACAATAAACCTATGATCTATTATCCCCTCTCTTTAGCTATGCTTTTAAAAATTAGAGACATAGCCTTAGTTGTTAATCCTCAGGATAGGGAGAGCTTTGAAAAGCTTTTTGGGGATGGTTCTCATTTAGGAATGAAGATTTCTTATATTATTCAAGAAAAGCCAAGGGGATTGGCTGAAGGATTAATCCTTGCTGAGAAGTTTTTAGATGGAAGCAGTGTTTTCTATCTTCTTGGGGATAATGTAGTTTTTGGGCATAATTTGCCTTTAGTTTTAGAAGAAGCTTTAAATGAGGTTTTAACAGAGGGTGGGGCTTTTTGCTTTGGCTATGCAGTGCCAGACCCTGAAAGGTTTGGTGTAGTTGAGTTTGATGCCTCTGGGAGAGTTCTTTCAATTGAAGAAAAGCCAAAAAAGCCAAAATCTAATTATGCGGTGATAGGAGTTTACTTCTTTGATGAGAAGGCACCTGAAGTGGCAAAAAGAGTTAAGCCCTCAAAAAGGGGAGAGTATGAGATAACTTCTGTGCTTGAAGAGTATTTAAAAGAGGGGAGTTTAAAGGTAAAGCTACTTGGAAGAGGTTTTGCCTGGTTTGATGCAGGAACTCATGATAGCTTTTTAGAAGCAGGGGAGTTTGTAGCAACGATTGAAAAGCGAACCGGACTTATGATTGGGTGTATAGAAGAGATTGCTTACAGAAACGGCTGGATTGATAGAGAAGCCTTGATTAAACTTGCAAAGCCTTTAAGCAAAACTGAGTATGGGAAGTATTTGTTGAAATTGGTTGATGAGTAGTCGCCAGGATTTTGGAATTACTTTTGAGGTTCCTTGAATTATGTTTAAATTTATGTATCTTATTACTTAGAAGCTAAATGAATATGCAAAAATGAAATCCCTCGAGGGAATTAAAAATTTTTCTAAAAAGCAACGAGATAATTTTTAAGAGAATTTAAAGCTAAAATCTCATTGATAGTTTAGGTATGAGTTAAACAAAAGAAGGAGGTGATTTGATGTTAATACGTACATTTACTGCTGTTATTTATAAAGAAGGTGATATTTACGTAGCAGAATGTCCTGAAGTTGGGACGGTAAGCCAGGGATACACAATTGAGGAAGCAATTGCTAATCTTAAAGAGGCAACTGAGCTGTATCTTGAAGAATGCTTATCAAAAGAAGGGTCATCAACTGGTTTATATATTAAAGAGTTTGTACTAAGAAAGAGCTCGAAGCCTATTATTTCTACTTTTGACACTACAATTAATGTTTAAACTAAAGAATATTTCAGGTGAAGAAGTTATAAGAAGATTAGAGAAATTAGGATTTTATAAAGTTCGTCAACGTGGCAGTCATGTAGTTTTAAAGAAGCAAACATCTGAAGGAGAAATTGTTTGTGTAGTTCCTTTGCACAAGGAGTTAGCAATAGGTACTTTACGTGGTATTTTAAGACAGGCCAAGCTTACAATTGAAGAATTTTTAAGTTGCGAATAAAATTTTTGATTAAAATCCTATGCCCTTTGAATTTATAAGACTTGAGATTCCAGATGTAGTGCTTGTTAAGCCTAAGGTTTTTGAGGATGATAGAGGCTTTTTTATGGAAACATACAAGGCTTCTGATTTCGCAAAGGCTGGGATAGATTTTTCTTTTTGCCAGGATAATCATTCTAAATCTAAAAAGGGTGTACTGAGAGGGTTACATTATCAGCTTGAGCCAAAGGCGCAAGGAAAGCTTATAAGGTGTATTAAAGGAAAGATTTGGGATGTTGCAGTTGACCTTCGCCTTGGCTCTCCTTGGTTTGGGAAATGGATTGCGGTAGAACTTTCCGAAGAAAATAAATGCATGCTGTGGATCCCAGCTGGCTTTGCCCACGGGTTTGTTGCACTTGAAGATTGTGAAATAATCTATAAATGCACTGAGGAATATGCACCAGAATTAGACCGAGGGATAATCTGGAATGATCCAGATTTAAACATTCCTTGGCCTATTAAAGATCCGATACTTTCTTCTAAAGATGCAAAGCTACCGAGGCTAAAGGATGCTGAAATAAATTTTTATTACAGAGGTTAGAAATGAAGCTACTTGTTACAGGAGGAGCAGGTTTCATTGGGAGTGAATTTGTTAGGCAAGCAGTTAGAAAGGGCTATCAGGTTGCGGTAGTTGACGCCCTTACCTACGCAGGCGACCTTGAAAGACTAAAAGAGGTTAAATCTAAGATAAACTTTTATCAAGTAGATATTAAAGATTATGCTTGTCTTGAGGAGGTATTTAAGCAGGAAAGACCTGATGCAGTAGTCCATTTTGCTGCAGAAAGTCATGTAGATAGGAGCATCCTTGAACCAAGAGCCTTTTTACAAACAAACATTGAGGGGACTTTTAATATACTTGAGCTTGCCAAGGCTTTTAAAGTTAAAAGATTTGTTAATGTGTCAACCGATGAAGTTTATGGCGAGCTTGGGGATGCCGGAAAGTTTACGGAAGATTCTCCTCTTAAGCCCAATTCTCCTTATTCGGTCAGCAAAGCAAGTCAAGACATGCTTGGAAGGGCTTATTTTAGAACCTATGGTCTTCCTGTGATTACTGTTAGACCATCAAATAACTACGGGCCTTGGCAGTATCCGGAAAAGCTAATTCCTGTAGTTATAGCTAAGGCATTAAAAGATGAGCCTATCCCAATATATGGCACAGGGCAAAACGTGAGGGAATGGTTATACGTTTCTGATTGTGCAGAGGCTATTTTAATGGTTTTGGAAAGGGGTATTCCAGGTGAGGTCTACAACATCGCAAGCGGGATTGAAAAGAGAAACATAGAGGTGGTAAAGGCAATACTTAAGCTCCTTGGAAAACCTGAAAGTTTGATCGAGTTCGTAAAGGATAGACCAGGACATGACTATAGATACGCGATGGATGCAAGTAAAATTAATAGGGAGCTTGGCTGGAAGGCAAAGACTGATTTTGAAACTGGACTGGCTCTAACAGTTAGGTGGTATTTGGAACACAGAGATTGGCTTGAAAGAAAGGTAGCTGAGCTTAAAGATTTCTGGAAGAAAGTTTACAAAAAATGAAATTTCTTATTACTGGGGCACGAGGACAGCTTGCAAGAGAATTTATATCCTATTTTCAAGAAAAAGGCTATGGTTTTGCTGCTTTCCCTAAGGACGAGCTTGATGTTTCCGACTTTGAGAAAGTTTATCAAACAATCAAAGAGATTAAACCAGATATTATTATTAATTGTTCAGCTTACAATCAGGTAGATTTAGCTGAAAAGGAAAAACATCTTGCCTATAAAGTAAATACTATCGGGGTTTATAACTTAGCCATCTCTGCAAGAGAAATTAAGGCAAAGCTTGTTCATTACTCAACGGATTATGTGTTTGACGGGACAAAGACAGGATTTTATACGGAGGAAGATCAGCCTAATCCCCTAAATGAATATGGAAAAAGTAAACTTTTTGGGGAATTCTTTATACAAGAAGTACTTGAAAATTATCTAATCTTTCGGGTAAGCTGGGTTTATGGAAAGGGTACTCAAAACTTTCTTTATAAGCTTGAAGAATGGGCTAAGAAACAGGAAGTATTAAAAATAGCGGTTGATGAGTTTTCGGTGCCAACATCTACCAGAACGATCGTTGAAGTAACCCTTAAGGCTCTTGATGAGGGATTGACCGGGCTTTCTCATCTAACAAATTCTGGCTATGCCTCTCGCTATGAGTGGGCAAAAGAGTATTTTAAGTTAAAAGGGATAAATAAGCTTATTTATCCTGCTTTGCAAGCTGATTTTAATCTTCCTGCTAAAAGACCAAAGTGGTCGGTGATGAGTAATGAAAAAATTAGCAAAGCCTTAGGGATCACTATAAGAGACTGGAGGGAGGAGTTAAAAAGTTTAATTAGATGAGTACAGGATTAGAGGGAAACTTAAGTGATTGGGAGCTCATAAATTTATTAAAAGTAAGCTTTATCTTATGAAAAAACAAGGAGATATTTAAACTTAATAGGTCTAAAGTTTAAACTCTTTTAATATATCTTCTGGGGTCTTACGACCTCTTTTTGTGCGATCAAAATCACTGTCAAAACTGACAATCTTAAGATCATAAAGTTCAGCTATGGTGTATTGATATGCATCATCAAAATCAAGATTAAATTGTTTAGCAACTTCTACCAATTGTTTAATATCTTTTGGAGCTAATTTCACTAAATGAATTCCATAAGTAAAGATAAGATCATCTACAAATCTTATAAATATGTCATATAATTTTTGTCTAAACAGTATAATGCCTACAGAATAAAGAGAGAATTCAGAAATATAAAGTTTTTCTTTTTGAGCAGAACGCAAAAATTTTTCAACATCATCAGCTTTTTCTTGATCAAGAATTAATTCCAAAAAGATATTAGTATCAAGAAGATACATCAATCATTCCACCATTCAAGAATTTTATGTTGTAAATCCACTGAAGTATATTTAGTACGCAAATCACGAAGAGCTCCTCTCCAATCGAGTTTTAATTTTTTTCTTTTCTCTTTCTTAAATTTAATTACCTTTTTTTCTAAAAGAAATTCTACAAAGTCTTGTACTTCTTGCTGAAGTTCAGGAGGTAATTGATCGATTAAATCTTTTAAATTGTTTT
The window above is part of the Thermodesulfobacterium geofontis OPF15 genome. Proteins encoded here:
- a CDS encoding glycosyltransferase, with protein sequence MKPKLLFLAPQNPYPPIDGGKISIYYPVKYLSKFFEIFFITPVKQIDKKVNRAIKHFENMGVKYFPVVKNTDDKIIDLLKNVFNKIPFKWYKYYSDEIYKLCVKLMIKENINYNFTSAPHMALYAVKLKKFNPNLKIYLREHNIEFSLVEQFVNLTKNPVYKLIGIWQLKKSRFLEQKYWELFDKIFFISDHDYETAKRLRPDLVSKFYVLYDGFEINKTCEGNEYSKAFIIPTNITTIQNQISVKWFIEKIWIPSFDYIKQNNLVLSITSGSERKWKKILGIHNLEQFNIRFLGFIENIDEELCKHKYVISPTIMGSGLRLKILHGMALGKVVFATGYDVKTVKVFKDMDNIVEFNNSIEFIKKIKIIEENPTLFNTLSKNAVKTIQKYFNWNYYAKIIFKISLEENYESAPSWQTLST
- a CDS encoding glycosyltransferase, with amino-acid sequence MKVLHLGKLCPPNEGGIEVFSFDLLEALNKKGIKVDLLCFGEDTREDNYNNFKYFACKMNLKLNSAPLSYDYIKTYRKIIEHYDIIHVHSPNPLAEILTLITDKKIIIHWHSDIVRQKISYFFYKPIQQKVLKKADKIIATSLQYLETSKQIKSYKNKAIVIPLGLNPKRLKINEQDLREFDGIKEKINNKKVVLAVGRLIEYKGFEYLVEASQFLKDDTVVLIAGGGPLYGTLKDKIEKLNLKDKVLLLGRVNNVSVYMKNCDLFCLPSISRNEAFGLVLVEALYFGKPLVTTNVEGSGMNYINKHNETGLIVPPKNPKALAEAINTILSDEKLYEKFSKNAFERFKEFEIDSVADRIIEVYEIVLKK
- the rfbA gene encoding glucose-1-phosphate thymidylyltransferase RfbA, which codes for MKAVILAGGSGTRLYPVTQVVNKHLLPIYNKPMIYYPLSLAMLLKIRDIALVVNPQDRESFEKLFGDGSHLGMKISYIIQEKPRGLAEGLILAEKFLDGSSVFYLLGDNVVFGHNLPLVLEEALNEVLTEGGAFCFGYAVPDPERFGVVEFDASGRVLSIEEKPKKPKSNYAVIGVYFFDEKAPEVAKRVKPSKRGEYEITSVLEEYLKEGSLKVKLLGRGFAWFDAGTHDSFLEAGEFVATIEKRTGLMIGCIEEIAYRNGWIDREALIKLAKPLSKTEYGKYLLKLVDE
- a CDS encoding type II toxin-antitoxin system HicB family antitoxin yields the protein MRTFTAVIYKEGDIYVAECPEVGTVSQGYTIEEAIANLKEATELYLEECLSKEGSSTGLYIKEFVLRKSSKPIISTFDTTINV
- a CDS encoding type II toxin-antitoxin system HicA family toxin; translation: MFKLKNISGEEVIRRLEKLGFYKVRQRGSHVVLKKQTSEGEIVCVVPLHKELAIGTLRGILRQAKLTIEEFLSCE
- the rfbC gene encoding dTDP-4-dehydrorhamnose 3,5-epimerase; translated protein: MPFEFIRLEIPDVVLVKPKVFEDDRGFFMETYKASDFAKAGIDFSFCQDNHSKSKKGVLRGLHYQLEPKAQGKLIRCIKGKIWDVAVDLRLGSPWFGKWIAVELSEENKCMLWIPAGFAHGFVALEDCEIIYKCTEEYAPELDRGIIWNDPDLNIPWPIKDPILSSKDAKLPRLKDAEINFYYRG
- the rfbB gene encoding dTDP-glucose 4,6-dehydratase — translated: MKLLVTGGAGFIGSEFVRQAVRKGYQVAVVDALTYAGDLERLKEVKSKINFYQVDIKDYACLEEVFKQERPDAVVHFAAESHVDRSILEPRAFLQTNIEGTFNILELAKAFKVKRFVNVSTDEVYGELGDAGKFTEDSPLKPNSPYSVSKASQDMLGRAYFRTYGLPVITVRPSNNYGPWQYPEKLIPVVIAKALKDEPIPIYGTGQNVREWLYVSDCAEAILMVLERGIPGEVYNIASGIEKRNIEVVKAILKLLGKPESLIEFVKDRPGHDYRYAMDASKINRELGWKAKTDFETGLALTVRWYLEHRDWLERKVAELKDFWKKVYKK
- the rfbD gene encoding dTDP-4-dehydrorhamnose reductase, with amino-acid sequence MKFLITGARGQLAREFISYFQEKGYGFAAFPKDELDVSDFEKVYQTIKEIKPDIIINCSAYNQVDLAEKEKHLAYKVNTIGVYNLAISAREIKAKLVHYSTDYVFDGTKTGFYTEEDQPNPLNEYGKSKLFGEFFIQEVLENYLIFRVSWVYGKGTQNFLYKLEEWAKKQEVLKIAVDEFSVPTSTRTIVEVTLKALDEGLTGLSHLTNSGYASRYEWAKEYFKLKGINKLIYPALQADFNLPAKRPKWSVMSNEKISKALGITIRDWREELKSLIR
- a CDS encoding type II toxin-antitoxin system VapC family toxin, translating into MYLLDTNIFLELILDQEKADDVEKFLRSAQKEKLYISEFSLYSVGIILFRQKLYDIFIRFVDDLIFTYGIHLVKLAPKDIKQLVEVAKQFNLDFDDAYQYTIAELYDLKIVSFDSDFDRTKRGRKTPEDILKEFKL
- a CDS encoding DUF2281 domain-containing protein, with product MSTIKNNLKDLIDQLPPELQQEVQDFVEFLLEKKVIKFKKEKRKKLKLDWRGALRDLRTKYTSVDLQHKILEWWND